Part of the Halopenitus persicus genome is shown below.
ACGCGCCTTAAATATATACGTTCGACTGCCGGAATTATCGCGGGCCGGGGGTCGCGATCGCCGATCGGCCGCCAGGGAACCGACCGGTGACCGGTCGGTTCGACCCGTCGGTCGGCGCCGTAGTCGGGCGATCCGACCCGTCTTTAAGTAAGGCATCGGGACCAAGGTTCGGATGTGATGAGTCAGACCCAATCGACTCAGGTGAGTGAGAACGGGTGTCCCGAGTGTGGTGGGTGCGTGCGCGCCGACGGCACCGAAACCGTCTGCGCCGACTGCGGGCTCGTCGTCGGCGAGCACCGCATCGACCACGGTCCCGAGTGGCGCTCGTTTGCCGACGACGACACCGACCCGGAGCGGACCGGCGCGCCGCGGACGCGGGCACGCCACGACCGCGGCCTCTCCACCGAGATCGGTCGCCCGACGCGCACGACGGCGCGCAAGCGGCGCCGCTTCGCGCGGCTGCGAACGCACCACAACCGGGCGCGGATCGGATCGAAGCGGGATCGGAATCGCGTCTACGCCTTCACGGAGATCCGGCGGCTGTGTGACGTGCTCGGGGTTCCGGAGGCCATCCGCGATCAGGCGTGCGTGCTCTTCGAGTCCGCCCAGGACGCGGACCTCCTCCGTGGACGCTCCATCGAGGGATTCGCCGCCGCGAGCGTCTACGCAGCCGCCCGCGCCGCGAACGTCTCGCGAACGGTGCCGGAGGTGTGCTCGGCGGCGAAGGCGACTGCCGACGAACACCACGCCGCCTTCGACGCGATGAACCGTGAGCTCGGGTTGCCGATCGGCGCGGTCCATCCCTCGGAGTACCTCGCCCGGTTCGCCTCCCGGCTCGACTGCGCGTCGGCCGTCGAGGCACGCGCCCGCGAGTTGGCGGAGACGGCCGTCGAGGCGGGACTCGTCGGCGGGAAAAACCCGAGCGGCGTCGCGGCCGCCTGTCTGTACACCGCGGGCCGCGAGCACGAGTCGGGGCTCACACAGCAGGCGGCGGCGGACGTCGCCGACGTGACGCCGGTCACCGTGCGGAACACCTACGTGGATCTCCGCGACCGGCTCGAGACGGCGATCGAGTAGCGCGGATCCGGGGTGCGGTCCCGCCGAATCCGGCCGCTCCGAACCGCACCCGGGCTATCGAAACCGGTTGAGGACGCCGGCGCCCTCGCCAGCCTCGGCGAGCGTGGTCCCGAAACAGACCTCGAAGGCCGTCGCGATCGCTCGGTCGTACGCGCCCCCGTTCGGTCGGACGGTCGGCTGCGTGACCGGTTCCGACTCGGCCGTCGGGAGGCCGACGTCCGCCGCCGGGAGGGATCCGCGCGTCGCGACCGTCGCGGCGACGCGTTCGCCGACGTCCTGTACTCGGCCCCGAAGCCGTTCGAGGGCGTCCCGTCCGTGGACGGTGGCGGGCGTCACCGCGGCGGTCCGGTCAGCCGCGGTCACGGCCGCGACCGCCTGGTTCGACGCGACCGGCGGCGTGTCGACGACGACGTGGTCGGCCGCCTCGCCGGCCGCCTCGATCAGCGATGCCAGCCCCTCGGCCGCGTCGACCCGCTTCGCTCGCGCGATGCGCTCGAACGGCGCGGACGCGGGGACGAGCCGCACCGTCCCGTCCCAGTCGCCGTCGACCGCGTACGAAGCGGGCCCGGGATCGTCGGTCCGACCCTCGGTCACGAGCGTCGTGACGTCCGGATCGATCCGGCCGGAAACGTACTCCGAGAGTCCCTGCGTCGCGTAGGCGGCGTCGATCACGACGACGTCGCGACCGTCGATCGCGCCGATCGCCGCCAGCTCCACCGCGGTCCGCGTGGTGCCCGCGCCGCCGGTCGCTCCCACCAGCGCGAGCGTCGTCTCGCTCATACGCGTCCGCGGCTCGTCCGGAATTTAAATACATCGACTCAATCAAAGAAATAATGGAAACACACCGACCGTTCGCCGGGCTCACTCACGGAGCGTTTCGGCGATGGCGTCGAGTTCGTCGTCGTCGAGGTCGGGCCGCTCGCCGGCCACCGCGTGGATCGGCGCGCCGCCGTCGCCCTCGAATCGGGGGACGATGTGGACGTGGACGTGCGGAACCTCCTGGCCGGCCGCCGTGCCGTCGTTGATGCCCACGTTGGCGGCGTCCGCGTCCACGGCGGCCTGCACGCGCGGGGTCAACTCGGCGACGACGTCGAAGATCGCCCCCGAGAGATCGGCGGGGAGATCGCCGACGTGCTCGTGGTGGGCCTTGGGGATGACGAGCGTGTGTCCCCGCGCCAGCGGGTTCGCGTCAAGGAACGCGAGCACGTCGTCGGTCTCCGCCACGGTTCGCGCCGGGATGTCGCCGTCGACGATCGAACAGAAGATGCAGTCGTCCGACATACGCGATCGGTTTGCGGCCGCGAGTATCAAGGTTTCCCGTCAGCCGACCCGCCGTCGGGACCGAACTGCGCGCGGTCACTCCTCGAACTCCGTCAGCTCGGGATCGGTCTCCGCGTCGATCTCGGCGTGCACCGCCCGATAGGTCTCCCGGTAGCGCCAGATCTTCCGCAGGAGGACGAACCCGAAGATCCCGTCGAAGATGAGCACGTAGACGACCAGCGACGGGAACGACCCCAGTCCCGTCACCGCGCCGATCAGCCCGCTGCCGATCCCGACCGTCGAGTTGTACGTCGCGTGGATCACGGCGGCGATCGCGATCCCCTTCAGAACGAGCGGCCCCCGGTGTTCGGGGTTGAACTTCGCGAGCCCGAGGTAGTAGCCCGCGAACGCGGAGTAGATGACGTGGCCCGGCCCGGCGAACGCGCGGACCGCCGCGATCCCGTCGCCCGCGCCGAGGATCGCCAGGCTGATCCCCATCTCTACGGCGTCGACGCTCCGCGAGATGTACAGGAGGTTCTCGATCGTCGCGAACCCCAGCCCCGCGATCGCGCCGTAGACGGCGCCGTCGATCACTGCGTCGAACCGGACGTCGGTGTAGGCGTACAGCCGCACCGCCAGCAGCTTGACGGTCTCCTCGACGGGGCCGACGACGATGAAAAAGAAGACCACCTGGCCGAGGCCGGCGAAGGGCCCGAACAGGCTCGTGACCGCCGAGTTGAGCACCGCCGCGAACGTCGCGGTCAACACGGCAAGCAGGAACGTCGCGACCAGCAACGAGAGCGGTTCGGTCGTGGTCACGTCGCTTGCGCGGACGTATCCGGCCAACGCCGCGGCCGGGACGATCGACAGCACCGTGAGGACCCGGATCACCGGATCCGCGAACGCGCCGAGCGCTCCGATCCCGAGCAGGATCGCCGCCGCGAGCACGATCACGAACGCCTTCGTGCCCGTCGTCAGCGTCCAGTAGCCGGTGACCGCGGCGCGATCGAGGAGCGTTCGCGGCTCCCAGGTCGCGACGTCGTAGAGGTCACGTCCCGCGTCGTCCGCGCTCTCGATGGGGTCCGTCCGGTCTGGCATATGCGTCCCATCATCCGCCGGGTAGTAAGGCCTTGCCACGCCGACGATCGCCGTCCTCCTTTCGGGCGGTCGACCGCGACGAACCGCGAGGCTTCAAAAGCCCGCCGCCCCAACCGCGCGTATGCACTTCGATCAGCGCACCCAGCAGGCGCTTCGCGAGGCCGGCCTCGAGACCGACGCCATCCGTGAGGCGAGCGACCGAGTCGCCGAGCTGGTTCGGGAGGACGCCGCGACGATCGAGTCGTTCTTCGGCGACGGCGGGACGTTCTACTCGGATATGGAGACCGCCCACGGCCCCGACGGGCCGACCGAACACGAGGTCGCCGGAGCCGATCTGTACACGCACGGCGGCGACCTCCGCGGCTACCTCTCGTTCGACTCCTGGGGCGTGCCGGTCGAGGACGGTCGCGTGCTCTCGGCGGACGTCGTCGAGCTGACGCTGGGCCCGACGGTTCACGACCGCGTCCGCTTCGCGCGGACCGTCGACGATCTATGAACGTCCGCGTCCGCGGGATCTACGCGACCGCGCTCACGGCGGCGTTCGGCGCCGCCGGCCACGACGTCGTCGATGCGTCCGCGCCGATCCGCGAGCGCTTCGCGGTCGACTCGCTGCCGGACGCTCGCGGGCCCGCGCCCGTGGACGCCTCGGTTCGAACGACCGGTGACCGACAGGGCGTCGGCGTCCACGGCGACGGTGAGGCGGTGGCAACGCTGACGGACCAGCTGCGCGCGGTCGGGATCGACGCGCTCGCCTGGCTCGATCCGACTCCCCGGGGTGCCGTCTTCGACGGCGAGGTGACCGAGACGCTCGGCGGCGGGGCCGTCGTCCGGCTGGCCGACGATCCGGACGCCGTCCGTGACCCGTTCGCCGGCACTGACCGTGGCGCGTCCGACGGCGCGTGGGCGGTGGCGGCGTCCGCGGCGTCCGGCGTCGCGGTCGGGGGTCGCGGAGCGGTCGAGGGCTACCTCCCGTACGGCGAAACCGCGGATCGGATCACGGTCGGCGACACGCTTCGCGTGCAGGTTCGCGAGCCCGCGCCGCCGTGGGACGACCGCCGACCGGAACTCGGCGTCGACCTTCGCGTTCCGGGGGCGCTCGCGTCGCTCGTTCCCGGCGAGGGGACGCGCGTGGACGCTCGCGATGACGCGGCCGGCCGCGAGCTGGCCGGGATGGCCGACCTCCTCGGACTGGAGCCGCCCGAGGGGTGGGGGATCCGCTGGCATCGGCCGGCGGTCGACGCCGGGATGGACGCCCTGGAGGCGGGTCTCTCGCGGGCGATCGACCGCCTCGACGCGGTTGCAGCCGTTCGCGAGGAGGACGTCGCCGCGCCCCGTCCGCTCGCGGCACCGGTCGCCGGCGCCTGGGTCTGGTTCGGCCGCGAGTCGCGGTTCGCCCTCGACGACCGACGCCGCGAGGTGACGACGACGATGCCCGGTCACCACCGCGTGAAGGCCGGCTCGGAGGGCGCGAGCGCCGGCGTCGACTTCGTGGAGGCGTTCTGTTCCCCCGAGACGCTCGCGGTGGGGGCGGGTGTCGACGACGCTTCGGGAGCCACTGACGACGGGGACGACGTCGAGTTCCCGTTCGGCGTCGTCACCGAGACGTTCGGCCCGCTCGTCGGCGACCGCGTTCGGATCGCCCACGGCAAGCCTGCGGGCCACCTCGTGGTCCTGGGCGACGGCGAGGTGACCGACCGCGACGCCGACGCGGGCCGGATCACCGTCGAGCGGTCGATGACCGCCGGCGGGACCTACGACGCGCTCGAGATCCCCCGCGAGTCGGGCGACGTCGCGACGACGACGTTCACCGAGGGACGGTGGTGGTACCCCACCACCTATCGCGACGACGCCGGCGATCTGAAGGGGACGTACGTCAACGTCTGCACGCCCGTCGAGGTGTTCCCCGGGACGGTTCGCTACGTCGACCTCCACGTGGACGTGATCAAGCACGCCGACGGAACCGTCGAACGCGTCGACGACGACGAGCTCGACGCGGCGGTCGCGGCGGGAACCGTTCCCGAGCCGCTGGCGGAGCGGGCCCGGTCGGTCGCCGCGTCGATCGAGAACGCGCTGTGACCCGAGCGCCGTTCCGTCCGTAACGGGGCGCCGGGCGCGCCGCTCAAGTGTCTGCGCCGCCAACGAGGAGCGTGAGCGACGCCGACTCCCCGCTGTCGGAGGACCGTCCGACCGTCGACCGGCCGTTGCGCGTCGATGCCCCCTTCGAGCCGGCCGGCGACCAGCCCGACGCCATCGAGGCGCTCGTCGAGGGCTACCGGGACGGCGCGACCGAACAGACGCTGCTCGGCGTGACGGGGTCGGGCAAGACGAACACGGTCTCGTGGGTGGTCGAGGAGCTGAACCGGCCGACGCTGGTGTTGGCGCACAACAAGACGCTCGCCGCACAGCTCTACGAGGAGTTCCGCGAGCTGTTTCCCGACAACGCCGTCGAGTACTTCGTCTCCTATTACAACTACTACCAGCCCGAGGCGTACGTCGAGCAGACGGACACCTACATCGACAAGGAGATGTCGATCAACGAGGAGATCGACCGGCTGCGCCACTCGGCGACGCGGTCGCTTTTGACGCGGGACGACGTCATCGTGGTCGCGTCCGTCTCCGCCATCTACGGGCTCGGCGACCCCGGGAACTACCGCGAGATGGCCCTGGAGCTGTCGGTCGGCGACCGGATCGGCCGGGAGGACCTGTTGGCCGAGCTGGTCGACCGGAACTACGACCGCAACGACGTGGACTTCACGCAGGGCACCTTCCGCGTCCGGGGCGACACGATCGAGGTGTTCCCGATGTACGGCCGGTACGCGCTCCGGATCGAGCTGTGGGGCGAGGAGGTCGACCGCATCCTGAAGGTCGACCCGCTCCAGGGCGAGGTCGTCTCCGAGGAGCCCGCCACGCTGATCCACCCCGCGGAACACTACTCGATCCCCGAGGCAAAGCTGCAGCAGGCGATCGAGGAGATCGAGACGCTTCGAGACCAGCGCGTCCGGCAGTTCGAGCGGGAGGGCGACCTCGTCGCCGCCCAGCGCATCGACGAACGGACGACCTTCGACCTCGAGATGCTGCGGGAGGCCGGCTACTGTTCGGGCATCGAGAACTACTCGGTCCACATGGACGACCGCGACCGCGGCGACCCGCCGTACACCCTGCTCGATTACTTCCCCGACGACTTCCTGACGGTGATCGACGAGTCCCACCAGACGATCCCCCAGATCACGGGCCAGTACGAGGGCGACAAGTCCCGGAAGGACTCGCTGGTCGAGAACGGCTTCCGGCTGCCGACCGCCTACGACAATCGGCCGCTCACCTTCGAGGAGTTCGAGGCCAAGACCGACCGAACCCTCTACGTCTCCGCGACGCCCGGCGAGTACGAGCGCGAACACTCCGCGCAGGTGGTCGAACAGATCGTCCGGCCGACCTACCTCGTCGACCCCGCCGTCGAGATCGCCGACGCGACCGGGCAGGTGGACGACCTGCTCGAGCGCATCGACGACCGGATCGAGCGCGGCGAGCGGACCCTCGTGACCACGCTGACGAAACGGATGGCCGAGGACCTCACCGAGTACCTCGAGGAGGCCGGCATCGAGGTGGCGTACATGCACGACGAGACCGACACCCTCGAGCGCCACGAGATCATCCGGGACCTTCGGCTCGGCAACATCGACGTCCTCGTCGGCATCAACCTCCTCCGGGAGGGGCTGGACATCCCCGAGGTGAGCCTCGTGGCGATCCTCGACGCCGACCAGGAGGGCTTCCTCCGCTCGACGACCACGCTCGTCCAGACGATGGGGCGGGCCGCCCGCAACGTCAACGGCGAGGTCGTCCTCTATGCGGACGAGGTGACCGACTCGATGCAGGCTGCCATCGAGGAGACCCGCCGCCGCCGGGCGATCCAACGGGAGTTCAACGAGGAACACGGCCACACGCCGACGACGATCGACAAGCCGGTCGGGGAGACGACCCTCCCCGGCTCGAAGACGGACACGAGCGGCGTCTCCGTCGGCGACGTCGAGACCGAGGAGGAGGCCCACGACCGGATCGAGGCGCTCGAGGAACGGATGGACGAGGCGGCCAGCAACCTCGAGTTCGAGCTGGCGGCCGACATCCGCGACCGGATCGCCGAGCTGCGGTCGGCCTTCGAGCTCGACGAGCGCGAGGAGGGGACCGTTCCGGAGCCGGCCGTCGAGGAGTTCTAATCGCCCGCGAGGCGGGCGCCGTCGACGACTCGTCCGGGGACTCGACTACCGGATCTTTCGGACGTCGGTGACGTCGAAGCCGCCCTCGTGGATCTCCGTCTCGAACCGAATGATGTTCTCCTCCTCGAGCCGGGAGAGGACGCCCCGGAACTCCCGGACGACCATCGTCCGGGCGCGCTGTGACCCGCCCGTCTCCCAGGTGAACCGGAACGTGCCGCTGACCGCGTCCATCAGGATCCCCCGTTCGGTGTCGGTGAGCGTGTCCTCGTTGACCAACAGCAGGATCAGCCCGCCCCAGTGGTGGGCCGCCTTCTTGAGCCCCTTCATCACCATCGCGATGTCGTTCCACCCCATCTCCTCGGAGATCGAGGAGACGAGGTCGGTGACCGAGTCGATCACGACCAGGTTGCCCGTGGCGTGTCTCGAGAGGTATTCGCCGAGCTCCGAGAGGACGTCGCCGTGGCGCTCCCGCTCGCCGAGGTCGCCGATCGTCGAGGGCTCCCCGTGGTACCAGTCGCGCGGGATCGGGCTCAGCTGGAAATACGGCGTCGACAGGTCCGCAAAGCGGATCCCCTCCGCGGCCGCCGCGGCGATCTCGTCGGCCATCGTGTAGCCGAGCTCCCGTTCGATCGCCGCCTTTCCCGAGGTGAACGAGACGTAATGGACCTCCGGCGGGACCTCCGAGGAGTCCTCCAACTCGCCGTAATACAGGTCGAAGAGCTCCTCGTCGTCCCGCGCGAGCACGTTCATCGCGGCGCTCGTGTAGAGGAACTCACGGGCCCCGGCGCCGGACTCCCCCGACAGCAACACGACGCTCCCCGGCGGCGCGCCGCCGCCGAGGATCGAGTCGAGCCGGGCGACCCCGAACGGCACGTTCGACATACCGGATAGGCGCGCGCGGGCACTTATAAAATGCAAGGAGAATACCCGCGCCTACGCCGTGGCGGAGGTCAATTCGCCGTGGATTCATCCCCGCGCCGTCGTTCCACCCGCGCGCCACGGTTCCGCCCCGCCACGATCCGGACGTCCCCGTCCACGCCCGCAGCTGCCAGCGCGTCCTCACCGGCCTCGAGCGCGGCCGCCGCGTGCTCGGCGTCGGTCACCCCGTAGACGGCCGGCCCCCACGAGGACTGCCCGGCGCCGGCGATCGCCGGGGCGTCCGACAGCGACGCGACGATGCCGCCGACCGGCGGCCGGTAGATGCCGCCCTGCTCGTCGGCGTACCAGGTGCCGTTGAGCCGACCCACCGCCGCGACCGCCTCGCCGAAGGCGTCCGCCCGCCCGTCGGCGATCGCCGGGAGGACGCGTCGCGCCACGATCCCCGCGATCCGGTCGGCGACGTCGGGGTCCGCCCGCTCGACCGCCGCCCGAATGCTCTCGTCCTCGTCGTCGCCGTTCCGTCCGGGCTCGGCGTCCGGGAGCACCAGGAGGAACCGCCAGTCGTCGGGGATCGGGTGCCGCGCGGCGACCGCCGGCACCGTCCACTCGCCGACCGGCGGTCGGCGGGTCGTGAACCGCGAGGTCGGATGGCCGGCGTCGAGGACGAACCCGCCCGCCTCGAAGGCCGCGACGCCGATCCCGGACCGGCCGCCGCGTCCGAGGTTCGGCGCGTGATCGCGAACCACCGCCGCCTCGTCGTGCGTTCGTGCGACGCCCGCCATCGTCGCCAACGCGAGCTGGGTCCCGCTGCCGAGCCCGACGTGGCGGGGGATCGCCGACCGGACCGCGATGGCAGCCCCCGGCACGCCCAGGAGCTCACACGCCGTCTCGGCGTAGCGGCGGACGTCCGCCAGCGTCCCGTCGCTCGGCGCGTCCGCGCCGCCGCGACCGTCGTCCGTCACCCTCACCGCGTTCGCGGGCTCGGCGGCGAGTTCGACTGCCGGCTCGTCGAGCGCCACGCCCAGGGCGCCGTAGAGTCGCTCGTGTTCCAGGCTCAGGTTCTCGAAGCCGAAATGGAGGCGGGCACCGGCGGCGACGCTGACGGGGGCCATTCGATCGCGTTTCGTCCCCCGGCCGCATAAGCGTCCCAGCCGTGGCGGCGCTTGCCGGCGCCGGAACCGACCGTGGCATAGTCGAGGTCGATCCCGTCGGATCAATCGAACAGCCCGTCCACGTCGGCCTCCCGTCCCCGTCTTCGCTCGACGTGACCCCGGAGCCTCGCGTACGCGACGCGCTGGCGGTCGGTCGGCGTGGCGTCCCCGGGTCCGGTGCTCGTCGCGGGGTCGCCGTCTCCGCTTTCGCGTGGGGCCCGTTCCGTCTCGCCCGCGCCGGCGACGTCGACGAGGAGGCTCCGGTACCGCGACTGGCCGGTTCCCCGCTCCTCGCGTGCGTACCGAACCGCGTCCTCGACGATCGACGGATCCATCGCGTCGGCGGCCTCGGCTGCGGCGACCGCCGCGCGAGCGATGGCGTCGAAGTCGTCCATGGATCCCGGTACGGTCGTCGCTCGGATAAGCCGTGCGTGCTGCCGGGGTGTAGCTGAAAATGGTTTCGAACGGGTGGATCCGTAGCGACGGACGGTTTCCGGACACGTTCAAGCCTCTCGGACGAATACCACGAGACTGTGGCCTCCCTACTCCACGAACGCGATCGTGATCGGCTGTCGTTCTCCGCGAACGAGGTGACCGGAGCGATAGGGGATTCGATTACGGTCCTCCCGCTCGTCGTCGCGCTCGCGGTGGTCACGGAGGTCTCCCTGCCGCACGTACTCGTCGCCTTCGGGATCTTCCAGATCGTCTGGGGCGTCGTCTACGGGCTCCCGGTCTCGGTCGAGCCGATGAAGGCGCTGGCCGCCCTGGGCGTGGCGGGCGCGTTGAGCTACGCGGAGCTGGCTCTCTCGGGAGTGATTTTGGGGATCGTGCTCCTCGTCATCGGCCGCTCGGGCACGCTCGCGCTCCTGGAGGAATGGATCGGCGAACCGGTGGTCCGTGGCGTCCAGCTGGCGGTCGGGCTGGTCCTGTTCGAGACGGCGGCCGGCCTCGCGGTCGGGGACCCGACCGTGGCCGCCGCCGGGATCGCGGTCGCGGTCCTCGCGGTGGCGGTCGGATACAGGCACGCCAGCGCGCTCGCCGTGTTGGCGGTCGGCGTCGGCGCGGCGGTTTGGGCCGCCGGCCTTCCGACACCGTCGCTCCCCGGCCTCCCCCCGCTGCCGGCCCTCGCCGACGGCGCCACTCGGGGCGCGGCCGAGGGGATGATCGCGCAGCTGGCGATGACGATCGGCAACGCCGCCCTCGCGACCTCACTGCTGTTCGCCGACCGCTTCGACGCCGAGGTGTCGGCGGACGACCTCTCGACGAGCATGGGTGCGATGAACCTCCTCGCGGTGCCGATCGGCGGGATCCCGATGTGTCACGGCTGCGACGGCGTCGCCGGAAAACACGCCTTCGGCGCCCGGACCGGCGGCGCGAACGTGGTCCTCGGCGCCGGCTACCTCCTTGCGGCGCCGTTTGCGACTGCGAGCCTACTGGCCGCGTTCCCGCTCGCGCTCCTGGGATCCCTGCTCGCAGTCGTCTCGCTGTCGCTGGCCGGAAGCGTCCGGCAATCCTCGAACCTCGCGCTCTCGGTCGGAATCGGTCTGGCGGCGCTCGTCGTGAACCTCGGCGTCGCCTTCACTTTGGGCGTCGTCGTCCACCTCGCGCTCGACCGGCTCGGCCGCTCGGCGGGCGACGCGTGACCGGTTCGATCGGTGCGTGGCCGGTTCGATCGGTGCGTGGCCGGTTCGATCGGTGCGTGGCCGGTTCGATCGGTGCGTGGCCGGTCCGGTTCTCACTCCTCGCCGCCGGCCATGCCGCCGACCACTCCGCCGGCCACGCTGCCGACCGCCCCGCCGATCGCGCCGAGCACGACCGGGTACGCGATGCCGGCGAGCAGGACCGCCGTCACGAGGTCCGGCGCGACCGAGCCGTCGTAGGTGAAGACGACCGCCCCCGCGACCGCCGGCGGAAGGTACCCGACGACGGCCGCCGTCCCGGCCACGGCGCCCTCTCCGGCCGTCTCGGCGGTTCCGATTCGAGCAAGGAGGGCGCCGACGGCGACCAGCAGGATCACGGGAACGAGGTACAACAGCGCGAGCGTTCCGTCGTCGGCCGCCGCGATGGCGTTCCACGACCGCGTGCCCCCGAGCACGCCCGCGGCGCGCGTCCGAACGAAGTGGGCGTTGTAAAACAGCCAGCCGACGCCCTGCCAGACGGCGATCGGCTCGCCGCCGAGCAGGTCGGCGATGACGTTGACCCCCTGGAGGCGCTCCTCGACCGCGCTGCCCTGCCAGAGATACGTGAGGAGGTAGCCGAGCAGGTACGCGCCGGCGCCCGCGACGGCGCCCGGAACGAGCGGCAGTCGATCGGTGAGGCTCTCGTCGCTCATGGCGGATGCCTCGCGTCGCACTCCGAAAGCTGTGGCGGTCACACGAGCAGGTGAGTCGGGAGTCGAAGAACCGGTCCGTGAGTCGGGAGTCGAAGAACCGGTCCGTGAGTCAGGAGTCGAAGAACCGGTCCGTGAGTCAGGAGTCGAAGAACCGATCAGGCTCGATCCGCGAGAGCCGCATCGCGTTCCCGGTCACGCCGAGGCTCATCCCCATGTCGCCGACCACGACCGCGAGCGCGACGCTCACCAGGCCCAGCGGGACGCCGAGCGCGAGCAGCGCCTTCACCCCGAGGCTCGCCCAGATGTTCTGGCGGATCACGCCGTTCGCGCGGTGCGAGAGCGCGTAGAGGTACGGCAGCTTCCCGATGTCGTCGCCCATCAGCGCGATGTCGGCGGTCTCGAGGGCG
Proteins encoded:
- a CDS encoding transporter; amino-acid sequence: MSDESLTDRLPLVPGAVAGAGAYLLGYLLTYLWQGSAVEERLQGVNVIADLLGGEPIAVWQGVGWLFYNAHFVRTRAAGVLGGTRSWNAIAAADDGTLALLYLVPVILLVAVGALLARIGTAETAGEGAVAGTAAVVGYLPPAVAGAVVFTYDGSVAPDLVTAVLLAGIAYPVVLGAIGGAVGSVAGGVVGGMAGGEE
- a CDS encoding putative sulfate/molybdate transporter yields the protein MASLLHERDRDRLSFSANEVTGAIGDSITVLPLVVALAVVTEVSLPHVLVAFGIFQIVWGVVYGLPVSVEPMKALAALGVAGALSYAELALSGVILGIVLLVIGRSGTLALLEEWIGEPVVRGVQLAVGLVLFETAAGLAVGDPTVAAAGIAVAVLAVAVGYRHASALAVLAVGVGAAVWAAGLPTPSLPGLPPLPALADGATRGAAEGMIAQLAMTIGNAALATSLLFADRFDAEVSADDLSTSMGAMNLLAVPIGGIPMCHGCDGVAGKHAFGARTGGANVVLGAGYLLAAPFATASLLAAFPLALLGSLLAVVSLSLAGSVRQSSNLALSVGIGLAALVVNLGVAFTLGVVVHLALDRLGRSAGDA